The genomic region AGTCTTGACTCTGTCGAAATGGGGGCCTGACCAGATTACCGAGCGCCAGAAGAAACTGGCTCTAGAGGCGCCGCTGGTGTGGCCGCTGAAATGGAAGTAACGGCCTACCAGTTGCAGGCTGCCGTCGAAAACATGCCCGGTGGCACCGCCAGGGGTGCAATCTGTTCCTGTGCGGGAGGGCTTTCAGGGGGCGCGCCCTTATGGGAAGGCGTTGTCCATGTCTTCGACCTGGCTGGCAACCCGACGGCCACGTGCGCCTATGCTTGGTCCTCGCCCATTGACGACAGTGATAAGCGCCGCATGTTTGCTGTCCTGCATTTTCCGCCAATCGCCTCGCCGCTGGCAGCGGTGCGGGCGGTGATCGTTGCTGAACATCGCGCCAAGGGCTGATCCTGATTTCAAACTAAGACAGTACCCGCTGGTGTTCAGTGCTGTCTCAGTTTGAATTTCTCGCGGGCGGGTCAAGGATGAAACCGCAACTGTCGCCTTTCATTCCAGGCACGCACATGGACACTTCGCCGGTGTAACGGTCCAAGCGAATTATCGTGTTCGACGTGCTTCCAATAATCTCATAGCGACCGCCAGCAAAGAAGCCAGCAACCCCGATTCCAAGCGCCATAATCACTGATGCGGCAACGATCTTCATCCTGCCTCCCGCTTACTGTAAGGCCCGCGCAATCTCTGCTCCGCCGCCTTTCCCGCGATCTCGGCGCGCCTATCGGCGCCAGTTCTCGGCGCGTCCTGCCGCTCTTAACTCCTAGAGCAAGCGGCGCGATTATTGCGACGATCAATCACAGTATCGTCCTCCTCACTCGCCGCAGTGCGCATTAAGCAAGCATTGCGGATCACGTCAGCGGGACGCTTCTGGCCTTAGTCCGGTTGGCATTAGTTATCTCTCAAATAAACGCACTGCGGACATTCCCCATCAGCGGCCATGTCCAACTCATCTTTAATTGCCGGCACAAGGTCTTCACGCATCCACATCGTCCCGTCGCTCTTGAGGATCGTCGTAGCCAGAGCATAAGCATGTCGCTCCGCGTCACCATTACCAACACGGATGGTCACTTCGGGATGGAGACGGCAAACCTCTACGGCGCCTGCCCTGGCGACTGCGTACCGCGCGGCATCTTCAAGGCCGTCTATATAGTCGTTGATTGACACGAAGCCCTCCTATGCTTTTCGCTAAGCATATAGGAGCAGGTTCGGGGTGGCGAGAGGGCTTCAACGCAGGTGAAGTCCAGACTGAGACAGGTGTTCTGGGAGCTCAACATTTGCTGTTTTGGAGCTTGCCATGAAGAACCCCCTCCAATGAACCGTGAGCAGGACGAGCCGAGTTAGAGGCGACTGTGAACTTGATCATAGACAGGATGCGCTCCAGGGGTGGTCGCACAAAATCTTCTAGGGAAATTCTCATAGCTTACCTAAACGCCACTCCGGTGACGGGTGAGCGGGTGAGCGGGTGAGCGGGTGAGCGGGTGAAGGCGACCAAGAAGATCCTGCTTAGCAACTTGAAGCCCGACCTACACAGCTTTAACTGACGCAAGGTGGCCACGAAGTACACCGCGATAAACGTAGCGCTGCTGGTTGTGGTGGGTAGACATGGCGTAAGGGAAGCGCTGATTTTTCCACAACTCGGGTTGGTGGATTGCCCAAGGTGGGGTGAAGAGATTCATGCCAAAGACCCGGACGCCTTTGGAGGCTAGAAGCAGCTCTCGCGCCGCGCTCTCCTCAACCCCCTCGCAAGCGCGGGGCAGCGAAGCCATCGCAGCCCGGATGGCTTGACAGGTTATCTGAGCGTGAGAGCGAGCGAATAAAACATTGGGGAAAGCACGGACAGTGTGGGAAACTCAAGCTCATCCCCCCGCCCCCCGCGCCGACGCAGAGTGTTAGCTGTCGCTCTTGGCAGCGCGGGTTTTTCGCGGAACCTTGGCGGGGGGGGGCCTGTGTCGGCCATCTCTGGCTCGGTCAGCGCGGGGATAGACATTGGCGACGGCGCATCATGTTTCGCAACTACTCATCAAGAGGCTTGGCGGCAGTTACGGGTGCCGATGTTTCGGGCTTCAACCCAGCAGTCCTCACCTTCTCGGCGACCTTCTCGTTCACAAGCTCAATGAGCTTGGCTAAGGATACCCTATGCGGCCGTCGCTCTTGATGGCGACGATGCTGTTCTCATGGGCGATTGACTGCGCTCCCGACAGGTTTGACGCGCCATGCTTTGTGCGGCCGGTAAGAACGTTGATGTCAGGCAATGTGCGGCCCTGCTTTTTGCTAAAAACAAGCCGTGAAAAGGCCGGCTTGCGGAAATGCGATGCTAAAGGTCATCCTCACCTGATCACACGATGACCGATTTCAGCGGGGACCGACGATGGCTTGGCGAGACAAGGCTATGTTGCGGCTAATCACTTGGATTGAAAATCCGAGCTGCATCAAGGCTGTAACTGTCATAAGCATCTTGTTTCTATTCGATGCTATTCGCGCAGCATGGGGTGAGCGCCATTTTGTAGCCGGCGTGGCGGAGGCTCTTGTGGCATCCGTACTTCACTACGGACTTCCGCTGGTCGCCGTCGGTTGTGGTATATGTGTTGGGCTCGTGATTGCGGGCCGCTTCAAAACCAAGTGGCTGCATTGGATCGGAGGAATCATTGCTGCACTTGGTGTTTTTGCTGGACTAAGCAGTGTGACTGACAACATCGAAGGCGTGAGTTGGCGCATGAAGGAATTGCGCGACGGCCGTTGTTACACTGACTGGGATGGCAGATCGAATCCAACATTATGCGAATAGCATATTTCCTAACTGCCATGCATCGTGATGCCCACGAAAGTAATAGCAAACCAGGTGCTAGCTAGCGCTGCGGCCCTCAGTGCCAGTTTATGACATTGAATGGGCTCAGCAGTTCTTGAGCAATGCCGAATCCTTCAAAATACCAAGTCGAGCGTAGCCGAGCAGAATTACTGCTGTGGCGATCCAAATCCACATCAATCCGGCCCGCCTTATGGCATTCGTCGTTGGGCGATTGGCCGCGACCTCGGCCGTGAGAATGCAAATGGCTGCTCGCTCCCTTTCCCCAGTCCGGCACCAGGAGAAAAGACGATGGAACTCCCATTCACTGTCAAACCGCTTGCTTAGCGATGGGAGTGCTCGGACTTGCAAATCCGCAAGATGATTGCGGACAACAGCATCTCAGCCTTTTCCCTTGGCGGAAAACTGATCAGATTAGCCGCATCCGAAGTGGCGGATCGAGGGAGAGGAATGTCCAGACAGCGACGATCAGAAGACGAGTGGCTCGGCAGGGTTGGAAAAAGGTTCTACGCCTACTACCGAGTTCCTAACGGCGTCGGTCCGAAGCGCAGCTCACTAGGTACGGATGATCCCGTCACCGCAAAAGCCAGGTTTGTCGAATGGAGGAAGCAACGTCTTGTCGCTATTAGCCAGGGCGACGGAGCTCTGACAATGGGCGCCATCTACAGCTCATATGTTGAAAGCCGGAGGGAAGCGGGCAAGCGCGCAGCCGAGAGGATTGACTTTGCCTGGAAAAGGCTGAAGCCAACTTTCGACAGTCTCCTGCCGACCATGATCACCGAGTCCCTGTGTCATCAATACGCTGAGCGCCGGCGCAAACATGATGGCGTCTCGAACGGCACCATCCACGTCGAGCTGGGCTACCTTCGCGCAGCCCTGACCTATGCCACGAATAAAAAGAACTGGCTCATCCATGTTCCCTACGTGCCGATTCCGCCGAAGCCAGCGCCAAAGGATCACTTCCTCACGAAGGACGAGGCCAGGACGCTCATAGCCTGCGCGTCGGCTGAGCACGTGAAGCTGTTCATTACGTTGGCGCTCACGACGGCTGGGCGGTCCGAAGCTATCCTGGACCTGACCTGGGATAGGGTTGATATGGACAGGCGCAAGATCACTTTGCGCGACCCCGTGAAGCATGTCACGCCTAAGGGCCGGGCAACTGTGCCGATCAATGAATTTGCCTTTGCAGCGCTCTCGAAGCAGCGCCAGGGCGCCCTGACAGAATATGTCATCGAATGGGCCGATCGGCGTATAGTGTCGATCAAGAAAGGTGTAAGGGCAGCGGCGGCGCGGGCAGGCATCAAATGTTCGCCACATGTGCTGCGCCACACGGCAGCGGTCTGGATGATCGAGGGTGGGATTCCACTTGAGGAGATCAGTCAGTACCTGGGCCATACCAACATCGAGACGACGCGACGCATCTATGCCCGCTATTCCCCGAGCTTCCTCCGCAGGGCGTCTTCTTTTTTAGAGCTTTGATTGTAACACAGTGCTCCTTTGTCAGGAGCTGACAGGATAACGGCAACCAGGCATGAGCATCGAGGGTAAAGAAGTGAAAAAAACAGCGCTCCATCGTTGAAAATCAGTGGCTTATATCCTCGAACCCAGCCTTCACATCGCAGGGGTCACTGGTTCGAGTCCAGTACCGCCCACCATTCTTTTAACTTCACATTTTGGTCAACTCCGCGGTGTTGCCTCGGGCGGGAATCTTTTACCTGAGCAGGACCGATCACAAATGCGTCAGCGGTCGCGAACGGCCTTGAGAGCGCCACCCGTCTTCTCTAGCGGGAGGGGTCCCGCCCTCCCTCTCCGATAGGTCTGCATGTTCCAGTCACTATACGACCGAACCCTGGCGCTCGCCGGCCATCGCCACGCGGAACGCTGGCTAGGCGCCATGTGCTTCGCCGAAAGTTCGTTTTTGCCCATGCTGCCGGAAGTCATGCTGCTGCCCATGATTCTGGCGGACCGGACCAAGGCTTGGCGTCTGGCGCTGCTGTGCACCATCACCTCCGTCCTGGGGGGCGTGTTGGGGTACTTCATCGGCATTTTTCTCTTTGATGCCGTCGGCGCGCCGCTGCTTCGCTTCTACGGCCTTTCCGGCGAATTTGAACACATTGCCCAGCAGTACAATGATCTGGGTTGGCTTATGGTCCTGATCGGCGCCGTCACCCCAGTGCCCTACAAGGTGGTGACGATCGCCAGCGGCCTGACCCATCTGGACTTCATGACCTTTCTTGTCATGAGCGCCATTGGACGTGGCGTGCGCTTCTTTGCACCCTGTGCGCTTTTCTTCTACTTCGGCCCGCGGGCACAGCCGATCATGGAGCGAAATCTCAGCACGGTCTTCTGGCTCTCGGTGGCCGGGATTGTCGGCGGAACCCTAGCCGCCAAGTTTATTTTTTGAATCAGAGAAACCGTTTAAGTCCTCATTGGGAGAGGGTTTTGTGCGTTGCCGCATTCTTTCCATACAATGTGGGTAAGAAGGGTGCCGGCAGCAGTCATAGGATCGAGTGATGCAGGCGTCTCAACGATGGGCAGGAGGCTGCGTGGTGATGCTGGCGCTGGTCTTAGGCCAGCAGCCGATCTCTGCCCAGGAGGTCGTCGCCGAGCGCAATCCCGGAAGCTGGGTCATCATCCAGAGCGATCCGACTTACGACATGCAGGAAGACTGTTTTTCTGAAGCGGCTTTGGCTTCTGGAGAAGCGGAAGGATCAGAGGCCGGGACCGGAGAAGCTTGTCCCGTCGAGGCAGGGCCTCCGGGGCTGAAATTCCGTCTCGATCTCCTGCCCACGATTCGTGAGGCCAATGCCCTCCAGATCCGCCAGCGCGAAATCGAGGAGGCGCGTCGCAAGGCCCGCGCAGCCCGCGGTGCAAAACCACCGCTTCTTGGCGCCAACGGCGATTTGCCTCTCACCTATAGCTTTAACCTTGAGCAGAAGGGACAGGACGACCGCTATTTGCGCGATCAGGTCAATGCCCGCGCCAATGTCGGCGTCGATGGCTATCAGGTCCAAGCGACCCTGGAGGAGACATCGCAACCGATGCAATCCGGGACGACGCGCAAATCCGGTCTCCGGGTGGAGGCGCCTCTGACCTTCGGTCCCGTGCGCATGCGTACGGGATTGGACACTTACGTGGCCCGCGACACGACGGCCGGCGTAGCGGCCACCAGCATCGGTCGTGGCATCGACGTGACCACCTCCGCTCGGCTCAGCGAGGCGACCGAAGCAGAACTGTCCGGCAAGGTGGAATACGTTCGTGACGGTGGCAAACGCGTGAACGCGATCATTGCTGGCACCGTCAATTATGGCTTCATGCTTGGCGAGTGGAAGGGAAAGCTGTCGCCTGGGTTGGACATCACGCATTCCACGGGAGAAGAGGATCCGGTGACCATGGCTGTCCGGATGCGGCTCTCCCTCGCCAGTGGCCCCCAGAAGGTGGAAGTCACCCAGCGTATGGTCCGTCAGCAGATCCTGAGCGCCGAGGGCGAGACCCAGCAGACGTCGCTGGACTACGGATATAACTGGGATCAGTCATCCATCACTCTGAGCGGTGCGCATCTGGCCCGATCTGCGAATTCTGGGGCCACCGATGATTGGCAAGTTGGGGCCGTCTGGAAAGTGAAGCTCGAGGCCCTCACGGACTATCTACAGTAGATGTTTACAACTTTTCTGTGCATATCTACACGTTAACACTTTTAAATTGAAAAACGCCGATCACCTTCTAATCTGTACCGATGAGCCCTGATTCTTTTCCTGCTCCTGCCGGATCACGTCAGCGGCGATCATTTTGGGGGTACAGATGGCGGCGACAACGACGACGAGGGTACGAGCGGCTGCCGGCCAGAGGGAGCCGGATCATGGAGCTCCCCGGGAACGAGTGGAGCGAAGTGATCGGAGCAGCGAATTCGGACCCGAAGCCTCGATCGGGTCTCCCCCTATGGACCATGACTATGCTTGGCAGGAACCGCCTGCGGGCCAACCCTATCATTATGAGGCCGAGCATGACCCGGCACAGGAGGCGGGTTGGCAGGATCAGCATGCTGCTCGCGGATATTACGGAACCGAGATCGATCCGCGGGCGATCGCTCAGGCGGCAGAACGTGGAGCGATTTTGGGAACCCGCCGGCTCGACAAGGTGCGGACCGAGTGGCGCGAGTTCGCCAGACGCTTCGAGAGCACCGCACTGACTGCGTCTGAACTGCGGCGACTGCGCCTGGATCTGCGCCGTCGTGAGATGCTTCTGTTTCTGCTCGGTGGCTTTGTTTTGGTCATGGGCACGCTTTATGGCGCCCTGATATTTTCCTCGCCGCAGCTCCTTGGTAACCCGAGAAGCGAACTCGGCTGCACAATGTTCGGGGGCTCCTGGGCAGAGACCAGCACCCAGAAGGAATACTGCATCTTTTGGGCGAACTGACCGCTACGTTTCTGCGCGGTCCGGATGTGTCATGGCAAAAACTGGAAGGCTGCCGCAGACATCCGCAATTTTGTTGATGCGTGGAAAAGCCGACAGATCGATATTGTATCGGCGTGCGCTGACGACTTGTGGAACCAGGCACACATCCGCGAGTGTGGTGTGGCCGCCAAAACAGTGACCATCGAACCCGGCCATCTGCTCGACCGCTTCGAAGCCGATGCTGATCCAGTGCTGACGCCAAGCCAATATGGCTGAGGAATCCGCGCCGAACTGTGTCTCCAGGCGTTTGACCAGGCGAAGACTGGTCAGGGGGTGAATATCGCTGCAGATCATCTGGGCGATAGCCCGTACCTGCGCCCGTTCCCGCGAACCCCGTGGCAGGAGTGGAGGCTCGGGATAGCGTTCCTCAAGATATTCCAGGACGGCAAGAGATTGGGTAAGGATACGGCCGTCTTCGAGCGCGAGGGCGGGCACGAGCCCTTGAGGATTGATGGCAAGGAAGGCCGCGTCGCGATGTTCCCCACCATCTTTGATCAGTTCGACGGCGAACCTGTCCGGATGAAGCCCCTTAAGGGCAAGGCCGATCCGCAGGCGATACGCGGCTGAACTGATGATACTGTCATAGAGCTTCAATGCTGCCCCCCGGGAGCGTGAAGATCAAAGATGGACGACGGCAGGACATCCGGTCTCGGCGGCCCTCCGTCTCGGGGTGGATCCGTGGGAAGGCCCCGGATCCCGCGGCTTATGGCTTCTTTTCGTCTCCGGCGGCGTCATCCAGCCGAAGGGCGAGAAACCGAGGCTCACCTTGGCTATTGGCCACGAGCATCAGAACTGACTTTCGTCCATTCTTCTCGATCTCCTTGACGCGATTCACCACTTCGTCGGGACTGCTGACGGCCTTCTGCCCCACCTCGACGATGACATCGCCAGCTTCGATTCTCTTTTCGGCTGCAGAACTTCCAGGCGTAACTTCCGTCACGACGACGCCGTTGACGCCCTCTTTGATTTGATACTGCTCGCGCAACTCGTCAGACAGGGACCTGAGCTGAAGTCCGAGCGACGTGACGCTCTCCGCCGCCGGCGCGGTGGTTTTGGGTTCCTCGGGCGTGGCGGCGGCCACAGCCTTTTCGCCCCTGTCGAGATCGCCCACCGTGACGTCCAGCGTCTTGCGCTGCCCGTTGCTCGCGACGATGACCTTGACCGGCTTATTGATCGGCGTGTTCGCCACGATCCTCGGCAGGTCGCGCATCGCCGCAACCGGCTTGCCGTCAAACTCGACAATGACGTCGCCAGCGGCGATGCCTGCCTTCTCCGCCGGCCCGTCCGCAGTGACTTCCGCCACCAGCGCGCCCTGGCTATTGCTGAGACCGAGGCTCTCGGCGATCTCGTCGGTAACGGTCTGGATACGCACCCCAAGCCAGCCTCGGCGCACTTCGCCATATTGCCTGAGCTGGGACAGGACCGCCATGGCGGTGGTCGACGGGATAGCGAACCCGATCCCGATGGAGCCGCCGCTGGGAGAGATGATGGCGCTGTTGATACCGATGACCTTGCCGTTCATGTCGAACAGCGGACCACCCGAATTACCCCGGTTGATGGCCGCATCCGTCTGGATGAAATCATCATAGGGCCCGGCATTGATGTCGCGATTGCGCGCCGAGACGATACCCAGGGTCACCGATCCGCCAAGACCGAAGGGATTACCGATGGCCATGACCCAGTCACCGACGCGGAGCTTATCGGAATCACCCAGTTCCACCGCCTTGAGCGGGCTCGTGGGCTTCACTCTCAGCAAGGCGAGATCTGTCTTTGTGTCCCGTCCGACGACCTCGGCATCGAGATTGCTGCCATCGACGAAATTGACTTGAATCTTCTCGGCGCCCGAGACGACGTGATTGTTGGTGACGATCAGTCCTTCGGGGTCGATCACGAATCCCGATCCAAGCGAACTGGCCTGTCGGTCTTCCTGATCGTTCTCG from Rhodoligotrophos appendicifer harbors:
- a CDS encoding tyrosine-type recombinase/integrase, coding for MGAIYSSYVESRREAGKRAAERIDFAWKRLKPTFDSLLPTMITESLCHQYAERRRKHDGVSNGTIHVELGYLRAALTYATNKKNWLIHVPYVPIPPKPAPKDHFLTKDEARTLIACASAEHVKLFITLALTTAGRSEAILDLTWDRVDMDRRKITLRDPVKHVTPKGRATVPINEFAFAALSKQRQGALTEYVIEWADRRIVSIKKGVRAAAARAGIKCSPHVLRHTAAVWMIEGGIPLEEISQYLGHTNIETTRRIYARYSPSFLRRASSFLEL
- a CDS encoding YqaA family protein, translated to MFQSLYDRTLALAGHRHAERWLGAMCFAESSFLPMLPEVMLLPMILADRTKAWRLALLCTITSVLGGVLGYFIGIFLFDAVGAPLLRFYGLSGEFEHIAQQYNDLGWLMVLIGAVTPVPYKVVTIASGLTHLDFMTFLVMSAIGRGVRFFAPCALFFYFGPRAQPIMERNLSTVFWLSVAGIVGGTLAAKFIF
- the maiA gene encoding maleylacetoacetate isomerase translates to MKLYDSIISSAAYRLRIGLALKGLHPDRFAVELIKDGGEHRDAAFLAINPQGLVPALALEDGRILTQSLAVLEYLEERYPEPPLLPRGSRERAQVRAIAQMICSDIHPLTSLRLVKRLETQFGADSSAILAWRQHWISIGFEAVEQMAGFDGHCFGGHTTLADVCLVPQVVSARRYNIDLSAFPRINKIADVCGSLPVFAMTHPDRAET
- a CDS encoding Do family serine endopeptidase, with the translated sequence MPTGGQFVSERLGHQGWGARLAAFALCGLLATGVVSTPAQAVGPQSVADLAEGLSGAVVNVSTTQKVEGREAVPMPDLPPNSPFREFFEEFFNKQQQGRDNNENDQEDRQASSLGSGFVIDPEGLIVTNNHVVSGAEKIQVNFVDGSNLDAEVVGRDTKTDLALLRVKPTSPLKAVELGDSDKLRVGDWVMAIGNPFGLGGSVTLGIVSARNRDINAGPYDDFIQTDAAINRGNSGGPLFDMNGKVIGINSAIISPSGGSIGIGFAIPSTTAMAVLSQLRQYGEVRRGWLGVRIQTVTDEIAESLGLSNSQGALVAEVTADGPAEKAGIAAGDVIVEFDGKPVAAMRDLPRIVANTPINKPVKVIVASNGQRKTLDVTVGDLDRGEKAVAAATPEEPKTTAPAAESVTSLGLQLRSLSDELREQYQIKEGVNGVVVTEVTPGSSAAEKRIEAGDVIVEVGQKAVSSPDEVVNRVKEIEKNGRKSVLMLVANSQGEPRFLALRLDDAAGDEKKP